A region from the Triticum aestivum cultivar Chinese Spring chromosome 3D, IWGSC CS RefSeq v2.1, whole genome shotgun sequence genome encodes:
- the LOC123074170 gene encoding beta-sesquiphellandrene synthase-like, which yields MAAAHADCSGQEETMATFHPTLWGDYFLTHQPQSSGQQPQMRERMEVLLEQVRTVIKESNGIQNVMELILSLERLGLDYHYENEIGELLDVVLNSDYDDNNLQLVSLRFYLLRKNRYDVSSDVFNKFQDREGDFFESDTNSLLSLYSAAHMRTKGEQVLDKAIYFTKKHLLGALVHLESPFVEEVSSALLTPPFRRVRILEARSYIPCYEKEATRNEAILELAKLNFNILQLHFCEELKEVTLWWQKLKVGPNLSFIRDRIVETYFWINGTSYNRKYSYSRIIATKITAFMTIIDDILDTYGSTEESMQLAEAINRWDEGAVDVLPEYMKDIYLYLLETFHSFEEHLGPEKSYRVVYLKESFKKLVQAYTAELKWRDEKYVPKKISEHLEVSTISIGTAVVACAFFVGMDDINAETFNWLSSETKLLKSFAIFVRLTNDMASTEREQQGVHCASTIQSYMKEHATTKYDACEKIKELIENSWNDILKHYLELIDQPMVVPQIILDLSRTVDNMYKHTDAYTNSETIKDTIRMLFVDPME from the exons ATGGCAGCAGCTCACGCGGACTGTTCCGGCCAGGAGGAGACGATGGCAACTTTTCACCCGACTTTGTGGGGAGATTACTTCCTTACACACCAGCCACAATCTTCAGGGCAG CAACCTCAGATGAGAGAAAGAATGGAAGTTTTATTGGAGCAAGTAAGAACAGTAATAAAAGAGTCAAATGGAATACAAAATGTAATGGAGCTTATACTCTCGCTTGAACGACTTGGCTTGGACTACCACTATGAGAATGAGATCGGGGAACTACTAGATGTCGTTTTGAACTCTGATTATGATGATAATAATCTACAGTTGGTTTCACTTCGATTTTATCTTTTGCGGAAAAATAGATATGATGTCTCATCTG ATGTATTCAATAAATTTCAAGACAGAGAAGGAGATTTCTTTGAATCCGATACAAATAGTTTATTGAGCTTATATAGTGCAGCACATATGAGGACCAAGGGAGAGCAAGTACTTGACAAGGCAATCTATTTCACTAAAAAACACCTCCTTGGTGCGTTAGTACATTTGGAATCACCGTTTGTAGAGGAAGTGTCTTCTGCACTTCTTACACCTCCTTTTAGAAGGGTTAGGATATTAGAAGCAAGAAGCTACATACCTTGTTATGAAAAAGAGGCTACACGAAATGAAGCCATATTGGAGCTTGCAAAATTGAATTTTAATATTCTGCAACTTCATTTCTGTGAGGAGTTAAAAGAGGTCACCTT GTGGTGGCAGAAACTCAAAGTCGGGCCAAATTTGAGTTTCATAAGAGACAGAATAGTAGAAACTTATTTTTGGATAAATGGAACTAGCTACAATCGCAAATATTCTTATTCTCGTATTATAGCAACAAAGATCACTGCTTTCATGACTATAATAGATGACATATTGGACACCTATGGTAGTACTGAAGAGAGCATGCAACTTGCAGAAGCAATTAATAG GTGGGATGAAGGTGCAGTAGATGTGCTTCCAGAATACATGAAGGATATCTACTTATATTTGTTGGAAACATTTCATTCTTTTGAGGAGCATTTAGGACCTGAGAAGAGCTATCGTGTGGTTTATCTTAAAGAATCG TTCAAGAAATTAGTTCAAGCATACACCGCTGAACTAAAATGGCGTGATGAAAAATATGTGCCGAAGAAAATTAGCGAACATCTTGAAGTTTCAACGATAAGTATTGGTACAGCTGTGGTAGCATGTGCTTTTTTCGTTGGCATGGATGACATAAATGCGGAGACTTTCAATTGGCTTTCTAGCGAGACAAAACTTCTCAAGTCTTTTGCTATATTTGTACGGCTCACGAACGACATGGCATCAACAGAG CGTGAGCAACAAGGGGTCCACTGTGCATCTACTATCCAATcttacatgaaggagcatgcgacGACAAAATATGACGCATGTGAAAAGATAAAGGAACTTATTGAGAATTCATGGAATGATATAttaaaacattatttggaattgatAGATCAACCAATGGTTGTGCCACAAATTATACTTGACCTTTCAAGAACTGTGGATAACATGTACAAGCATACCGACGCATACACTAATTCAGAGACGATCAAGGATACTATAAGAATGCTTTTTGTTGACCCAATGGAATAG